One Marasmius oreades isolate 03SP1 chromosome 7, whole genome shotgun sequence genomic window, catgcctcatactccttgtaCTTCTGCAGAGCTTCCGATTTATGCTTCATGAAGTGTACCTGCAATTGCTGAGTGTGTTTGTCATGGAAAGCAATGAAGTAATTGTGACCACCTAAGGATTTAACAGGTGCAGGTCCCCAAACATCGGCCGTAACTTTTCTGCCAACAACTGGTTGGAacgattcttcttcgctttcCTTCAGAAATGGCCTCCGAGTAATTTTCGCTTTGACACAGTCTTCACAAAATTCTCGAGGTGACTTTGGATCAATTCGGATTCCAGTGATCATTTTGTGTTTGATCATGTAGTCAATATCATCATAGTTGACATGGGCAAGAATCCGATGTGCTTCCATACGACTTAGAGTAATGTCCGGAGTAGATGATTCAGTAGCATGAGCATGATGATCTGTGATACGATAGAGATTTCGGATCCGGGGAATTCGGCCGACGATTTTTCCATTGGATGTTTGAATAATGCATGTACTGTCATGGATTGTAAGTTTGCATCCGGCTCGGTCCATGCTGCTGACAGAAATAAGAGTGTAGACCATCTGTGGACAATAATAGATGTTCTTCAGCGTAACTTTCGTCGGACTTTTCCCGGGTCCCATCGGAAAGTAAACCTGCATATTCCCTTTGCCAATGGCATTAAAAGATCGTCCGTCGGCGGCCGTAATAGGCTCCAGAGGAATTTTGATGTAATCACTTATACTATCGTGATCTGGGGTAAAATGGCTGCTTGCTCCACAATCTATAATTTTATCGGAGTCCGTGCGGGTAGCCACGTTGGCTGTATGTTCGCTTCGGAAATCCGACGTAATCCAGTGTTTGGACGCTGCATAGTCCACAGAACTAGTAGCTAAGAGCGCAACTCCAtcggacttttcctccttttcgGCTACGTTAGCATCCTTTGcaactttctgcttctctttcgGCAATGCCTTAAACCAGGCAGGTGCACTATCCGCCTTACCTCCTCCTTCGGCATAACAATCAGTCTTGATGTGACCCTTCTTGTTACAATTGTGGCAAGTGGTATCCTTGTGGGGATTTCCACTACCTCCACCTTTTCCGCTTTTTCCGCTACGGTTCCCTTTTTGGTTTCCGTCAGATCCGTTAGCTTTattaaaggaagctacaaGGGCCTCCTgcgacttcttctcctccacctgcaTTAGCAATTGGTCATACTCACTTTCGAGACTTGACAAAAGTACTTCAATATCGACTGGTTGACTGCTGTTTCGGGCTATGATGGAGATCGAGGTGAGTACGGGTTTGTACATGGCAGACGATGATGGAGATCAAGGTGAGTACAGGTTTGTACATGGCGGATGATGATAGGGAACGAGTGATGTTAGATGTAAACATAAGGTTATCAACAGGGTGTCCCATTTCAGCCAACTTTTCTCggagttccttcatctccataATGTGATTCCAGAGGTTTCCGCCTTCCGATAATCGCATGTTTTGAAGTTTTGTCAATAAATCAGCCGCTATAAGCGATCCACAATTTTCGTTGACATCTATAAGTTTCTTCCAAACGTCGCATGCTGTCAGTAAATCTCGGACCCGTATGAAGAGTGATTTCAGAATGGTTCGATAAATGAATTCTCGGGTCTGAGCCTCCTTCTGGTCGTACTCATCCCAtgcatcctcattcttctctaCGGCCGCTTCTTCTACCGGTAGTAGCAACAATCCTTCTTTATACCACTCTTGTTGTAACACTAATTTTTCCAGCTTCCGTGTGGTCCCAAACAGGTGCCATTTGAGTCCTTTGGACACGGCGTGGTTAATGACtctggacttgtagtctgacCAGTTCGCACTTCCCTCCTGTAGGGTAGGTAATTTCTGTACCAGTTTCAAAGCTGTTGAGGACGACATAGTTTCATtgccggggcccataacctgtgatgtgcagtgttgaatagcATGTAAGAACAGGAAAACGTCGGAGTCTGTCGGAGCTCtggagtgcgagagagtggctaaaaggaatgtataacctcggtggtggtttgacactacgataatagggaatacctaaaaggaatgtatactatagaaggtaatatgagtacttctgaataagggaaaataacagaagacttacacctcagtggtggtttgacactgaggtgttagtgtacgtatttagtaactatatactctAACAGAGATTAAAGGCACGTGTAATTTTGACGTACAACAGCCCCGACCTCATGAACTATCTTGGCGGAGTGTGCGACACTCTGATGGTATGATCTCTTTCATATTTTCTACATCAACTAACACATACAGACTCTCATCCAACGTGACCCTGACATCTTCAACGTTCCACCCAAGTTGTTCGAACATCATATGTATGTCAACCGGCTCCAGTTGATGGTGGTCAATGGGCTCTCCAACGCAAGGGGATCAATCAAGGCAAAGGTATAAGCTTTGACTATACTTGCTTCAGCCAACTGACGAACAACGCAAGCTCAAGGAATCACttgggaagaggaagaaaggtGTAAAGACCCAGCCCCAGCCTGTCTCTGAGCTCGGCACCAGTCTTGCAGTGCCTGGAATGGAGATCAAGGGCTCCCATTGGGCATGAGTTGTGTTCTTTGTTGGAATATTTATTACATCTTCTCTTCTATTTCTACTTTTATGATTGTTACCACCATTCCATATACACACCTCTTACTACTATCATTCCACAGTTGACCACAGTCGTGCGCAGCAATCCACAGCAGTACAAACCATACGGTCTTATCTATATTTACCTATTGGACTCAGTATATAAGATGTAGCTAGTCTACCTCAATAACTATCAGTTCTACTCCCTTCACCTGTAGTGAAGCCTCTGGTCATCTTTCCACCTGTAGTGGAAACCTCTTAGCTGCTAAGACTACCTGCTGTAGTCACTCTCAAGAATATCTCTTTATTCTTCTCACATTCTTGGTCAGTCATCATCCATTATACTTCTGTTTTACTCATGTCTCTTTCAGCATGGTTGCTATATCCGTTCCAAACAATCAGCATGCCAAGGAAGAAATCCACAACCAAATCTGCCAAGGGCTCTACCGAGACAACGTCCAGTGAGACGGCCACTGAGACACCATCAAACACATTGAATGACACCGCCACATCAACAGCAGCCAAGAAGAAGGGTGAACCTGAGAAGGCCGTCCAGGACTCCTATGAACCAACCCAGTTCTGGAACTTTGTCAACCACTCCCTTAAGGACGTCTGTAGCAGTGCTTTGAGAGTTGGAAAAACTTGTATAGGTCAGCAACAAAAACTGTCCGAGTAAGTCGTATTAGAAACTCCTGAGATATACACTAAACTAGTTTTTCAGGTTCTTTCAGGTGATTCTTGCTGAAGAATTGAAGATGTATAGGCCGCCGGAGCCATTCAAGGCTCCTTCTCTGGACTCTATGGCTGTCACCATTGGCTGGCAAAGCAAAATTGACAGGGCAATGGCCTTTTGATATCCAGTGTTCGTTCATTCGTTCATCAGTGTTTTCCCTctgtcatcctcttcttatTCACTGTCCTCACCATGTATAGATAGAAATTTTTTGCTAGTTACATTCCAAATACCTCCTCCCTCTCTCATCGCTCTTAGCACCCGCTgtgcccccccccccctccctcaTACCCTTGTCCTTTGTCATACCTGTATTAGTTTTCTTGGACAGGAGTACCTATACAAGTACCTACGTACCTATGATCCTTCCCAGCCCCACAATCTTTGTATAATAAAAATTTGAAATGCTCTGATGATTGAAGTGGTATTGATGCACAGAACCAGTAAGTATGACAGAACAAAGCTCAGGGTCTCGTAGATTATAGGGATATACAACATGCAGCACACATATTCTACATATGTTCACCATATATTGAAAGATATGGCACCCAGATCGCCGGGCCCCATATGTGTCATAGTTGATCTGACTTTATGATGACCATATGGAGCCCGTCTTGGTGACAGATGGTGATGTTGCTCCCACTTTACAAAGTAGCACAGATCTACATGATATGGGCCAGCTTTGGCAGTGTAGTTGGTGATACTGTTCAGTTGATCCCATCTGCATCGTGGTCGAAAACTATTGAAGGTGATGAGTCTTTGTCTCGTTTTCTGTGGGTGTAGTGCATCAGCTCTTCGGTACATATGAATTGCAGATGCCAGAGCGGCGAAGCCAGGAACAGGCATCAAGGTTCCAACTGAGTGACAGTGACAATGACTAATCcaccttccctttcttcgttCCACCAAGAACTCATCTTCCTTCACTCATTTCCGTTATATACAGTACATTTCAATACCCACCATCCCACCCATAATTCACCATAGAACACTTGGCACTATGACATTCTTGTTCAGCACTAATAGATTAGCAACAATCGGAAAGTATTATCAGATTAACAGTACATAACTATTGTAGTAGTGATACCACAGCCTACTCAACTTCGTATTTGAGTTGAACTTTGCAAGAGAGTAAACAAAATCACATTGGAGGATCCCGCCTGCCCAGCGGCATGATCCTCCCATGTTCCAGTCAAGCTAACACTTGCCCCCAGCCCAACCTACATCTCTCTTGTGTAGACATTGACTCACATCAGACGAAGTTGAACTTAATACTTATGGATCAGGTAGGGAAATTTTGGTTGTTGAAAAAATCAAAATGGTCAAGTACCTACCCTCAGCCAGGACAACCCTGGCAAGCCAATATTTTGTACATACGGATCGGACTTGGCTACCGGCGAGCCCATTTACGCACATTAGTACTCGATTTGGGTGGTTTTAGGTACACTAGGATTGGAGTGTCAGCCAAAATGAGACCcctttttggtacatcccggatAGGACCATCCAGGGTCTCCCATTCTGATTTGTAGCAAATAGTCTGCACGCTACACCCTCCTGGGCTACGAAAACAAAACTCTTGTAGGTAATAGAGGCCATTCGAAATAAAAGAGGAGAACTTTCTACATAATTCCAATTACATTGAAGAATTTTCACGGCGGTAGTGCATCAGCACTTGGGCACTTTGATGGTGTGGTTGCCCCGGGTTTTGGCGGGTTTTGGCGGGTTTTTGGATGGTCACACAACCGCACCACCCGACAATTCCACAATCCACATATATAACTTGTACATTAATCaaaattttatttatatatCAGTTCAAAATCTGCCAAAAGTATGAATTAAAAGAGCTACTATAATTTAGAATGGTGTTATGGTGAGTGGTGAAGTTTAATGGTAgcaaaatggtagagatttTGGGTGGTCAGACAGGTCCATCAATCAATTGCAAATAAACGGACTGGGGTTGCTGATGGCGTGGTTGTCGGTTGTtccgggttttcttgggttgcacaacccaagaaaacccgcgGCAATCAAAGTGCCAAAATGCTGATGTGGTACTAGTAGAAACTACACCAATTTGAAATCTGAGAGAAATTCTAGCCAGGAAGGTGGTACAAGGAGCTCAAGTCAAGGAACAAAGTAGGCACGGCACAATTTGATATTCTCTTCACCAGCCTAACCATGCATGTAAAAAAGCACAATCAGTTTCAAATCACGCAGCAATAAACACAGAATGATAATAAAAAAGGCTTGTATCTACTATCGTGTACTGATTCACCCTACATATATACATATACCGTATTCTTCGGCTCAACCCTTAGGGCCTCGTCTGCTCCGTCAATACAAGCAAAACTTCAAACAACCTCAACACCTCCTCCTTCGCAGCATCTACATTCTTATCGATCGCAATCGCCTCCGTTAACGCAGGGAAAGTCGTAGCACCGTACCCAAGCCATTTCCCCGGCGCAACACCCAAATGCCTATACCACTCCCGGTCTTTAATCCCGTTCGGGTGAAGGAATCCTCGTTCGAATGTGAAAACCTTCTTATTCGCTTTAACTAGTCGTCTTGCGGCTTTGAGGAAGTCCAACCATGGGTTCTTAGGAAACGGTAACCGGGAAAGACTCGCAAaaccttcttcatcttcgaggGGGAGAGAAAGGAAATCCTTCCAGTCGTTGATGTGGTCGTAAACAGTTTCGGATTTGTCGGGACCGAAAATGGAGTGGTACCAAGCCGAAAGACGCCTGGTCACTCCTCCACAACGATGCGAGTGGGAGCGGGAACTTGGTGGTCTAGGGAATGAAGGCAATCTATCAAGAGCTTTCCTGAAATTCTCCTCAGCAGCTACTTTCTCCTCGTCCAATTCCAGACTCGCGTCTTGAAGCCGTTCAATTTGACCGCGGAGAAGGGAGAGGTGTGGTGTGATGTCGTCCTCGCCGTCACCAAAGATGTCAGCAGCAAGGTCTTCAACTCTGTAGATAAATGCCGTCAAGGCTGAGAAAGATGAGACAAGGTAGGGTACTTTACTTGTCTAGATAGTCATCCAACTCAAAAGCGTACTGGGTTGTGTTGAGGGGAATGATGACCGTATCTGTGAGTCGCATGACCGTCAATCCCAAGTGTCGTGCGACAGCGACCTAGGGAGACTCAAATAAAAACACACTGCTGGACGTCGTCCGTGGATCAGCTTACATGCTTGTTATATCTCGGATCCCCATACTCCTCCTGCCATCGAATAGTATCATAAATCGAGTGATAGTGATAGACTGCATCGTAGGGTGTTGGTGCGAAGCTTTGATCCATACTGGCAAcctgaaagagaaaaaattTCGAACAACAGAGGACGAACATCAGGTAACGACGGACTCACACCAAGCCTCTGCAAAAACACTGTAAAATCACTTCCACTTCCCAAAGGGCCCACACCAGTCGACAAACTagcttcctcttctaccTTTTTCTCATGATTTCGAATGTATTCCGGATCAACCCACGCCGACGCAATCTGAGTCCCGTTCAAACCAGAGAAGGGTCCCCTATCGTCACGCGCATCCCAAAGGGTTTTCCCTTCCTCAGTGGGATGAGGGATGTCTAGGGCCGTTCGTTTGATGAGATGAGCAAGCGAGGGAGACCCCAACGCAGTCCATCTTGAGCCTGCGGAAGATACGTCGACATTGATATACGCAATCGCGTGTTCAGAGAGCCAGCTGGCGAAGTCTTCGCCGTACTCTGTGCTACCGACCAGACCGTGCTGAGGAATTGTGAGAATGTGTGGGGGATGAATAAGACTACGCCTACGTACCTCTTCAGCATCCCAGCTTGCAATCAAGATCGTTCGAAGCGGTTTCCATCCTTGCCTCAACAGTTCCCCAAACCCTCGTACGATTTCGTGGAGAGATGCGGTTCCGCTGATAGGGTCAGCGGCACCTAGTACCCAAGCTAGTCGTAGGTTGATAATCAGCCTACGAAGGTATTGATTCGAGGAACCACACCATCTCGATGACAGCCCACGATAACCACCTCATCCTTGATATGGCCAGGAATAGCCGCCATTGTATTCCATATGGGAGTGATGTTGTAGTCAACTGTTCATGCTTCCGTCAGAAAATTCAAACAAACGAAAGCTGAGGACGAAGGCTGCATACCATGGTTAACCATTCTAACTTTCGAGATCGAACTCTTCCCACTTAGCTTCTTTTTTCTAATGTCAGAATCCTGAATATATATTTCCCCAACTTCCTCCAAAATTCGTTGAGCATTATGCCACGAAATCGGAAGACTGGGAATCTTCGCGAGGTTCACGGGCTCCTGTCGTTCGGCGCGTTCATAAGCGGGGTATCCTGGTGTGGTTGGATCTCCAGGGTGTGTTGAAAGATACATGACGCTTCCACGTTGAATGGAAGTAGGGTTTCGAGCTGGCCCTCGTGGGTAAGGCATGTACCCGTTTTCTACGGTGACGTAGCCGTCATCGCGGAGGTCGGAATAGATGAGAACGCCGGCTGCGCCCAGTTCTTCTGCACCTTTAACCTGAAAATCGTTTGGTTACGACGACGCTCGCTGGATTTACAGCAGGAAACGAAACCTTAAGTCCACGGAGTGTGTCACCGTAACGTACTAAAACGATTTTGCCAGTGAAGTTGGTACCTGCTTCGACGAGTTCATCGTAATCCTGAAGTGGTGCTGGTGAGTCTCATTCGAAAGAAAGTTGTGGTGATGCTTGCCTCTTTGGTTCCGTAATTCGCGTAAATAATCTGGACAAATGCATGAAACAAACTGAAGGTATGTAAGAATTTTGGGGCTCACTCACCTGGCCTTCAGCCTCTCCGTGGCTACTGAATCCGTGCCAGGCAGGTACGAAATCCCGATAGGTGTGTGCGTCTTCGTCTAATGGATCACCATCCTCGTTCAAGTCGGCGCTCCACACCGAGTTTCCTTTGGTATCCAGTAGTTCCAGGCTCCTGCTAACCGGTGCGTCGAGACTCGGGTAATAGACATCGATCCATGCGGTGGGTGCCCAAGGGCGCAGTAGTTCAGTGAGCCCGATGGTAGCTGCGCGGGACTTTAGGGTTCCTGCAGGGAAGATCGGTGGCTCCCGGGGTGATTTGATGCCTAGTTCGGTTTGGAAAAAGGAAAGCATCTTTTGCGCGTCTTCATAATCTTGGTGTGAGCCTGCAACGTGTGGACGACTGGCAAAGGTCTTTGCGGCAGCATGAGCACTTCTACCGTTTGGAACCGAGCTGAAAAGAACAGAATTGACGATCATTGAGAGGGCTTTAGCATGGCTAGTACGGCTTACAGGAAGAGTTTCTCTCTTTCATGCACGTCTAATGGAGGTGGTTTGTCCTGTAGTACATCCCTGTGAACCGTCGCGACTCCGCTCCAGATGTGGGTGAGGCCGTATAATCCATATAATGCAGTGGAAAGACAGATAAATGAAACGATGCGCTTCTTGAAGTTGCTGGATTGTACTGGTTGAGCTGTCGGTAAGGATTGTTTCTCTGGATCTGGTGCTTTCTTCGACATGGTGCACGGGTGGGGACGTTGTTGACGAGTAAGATAATCTAGCGCCTTGCGCGTCTTTCGCGCGTGCGAATTGTTTTTTAAATTCAAAAAACTCTGTAAATTCAGTGTAGCAGCCGTACCTCCGGAAGAGTGCCTCGTATAAATAGCTTTCCTTGCCGCCATCCTCTATGAAATCATCAGGATGAGTTCTCAGTACCTTTCCACCGAGCTGAAGCGTCGTCGGGCTCGTTATTCTGAAACAGTTCCAGCAGTAAAAAATGTGAATTGAGACGTAGAGCGTATTAAATAAAATAATTTACAGGCAActttttttgaatttttCGTACATGCGAATGACGCGGCGCAAGGTCTTTGACAATTGTTCGAGGGGTGGGGAATAATGGTGGGAGAATCAAAAATAGAAAACGTTATAAGAGAAATTCAAATTCCTTCCCCCCAAACCTTCCACCCCTGCCGGAAGCACCTGAGGCTGAGAGGAACGCCAAATCCTTTTCCTCCTTGTCCATCTTGACCCAAACCATCGGATCCCCATATCCGAAAGCTTCAGCCAACGGAACCCCGCTTTGCTGCATCAGTCCTTCTCTTCAGCACGAGGCAAGTCCTCGTTCAAAGCAACTGCAAGGATAGCTCATCAATTCTTCCAAACCGTGTCCACCACCTGGTGCGACAATGTGTGAACTGTATCGAGAAGCTCTGGGTCCGTTTTTCTGAGGTAGTTCTGGAACGGTGTTGGTATTCGAAGGAGACTCGCATATCTTGCCGCGTTATCACCAATGCAGGAGTACGTGGCCGCCGTACAACCATAGAGCACGATAGAATAATGGCGTCGTTCAATGTCAGCCAGAACAGAGCGTGTAACAGTATGGCCAGCAGGAGCGTCACCATCTATCTGCGTTGTCATAATCTCGACTCCGGACTTCTCCACCCCAAGCTGCATGGAAACAGACAGGATCGGCAAATCGTCGTGACACTCTCCAATCAAACTCGGGTTTGGAGATACAGTTATGCGTCGTGGGAAATTCAGCACTTGAAACTGAGCAATGCTTGTTCTTTCCACAGAAATCATCGAGGTTAAATCCCCATTGTGGAGCGGTATTCCAACGTCCTGGTCTTGCTTGTTGTAGGTTTGCATGGCTGCCCCTCGCTTGAGTAGTTCACTTGCAAATTCCAGATTGTATGATTTGCGGTCGCCGAGACGGGTGAAATGGGAAAAGTTGACCCAGGTATTGGCAAAGGCGACTTCGAGTTCGGGATCATCCCTGTATACGTGAACCGGAGTGGCTTGGCGGACTAATTTCCAGACTTCGGGTGAGAGaagcttctccaaaaagTGTACTAGTCGGATTGGCCGATGGTACCGCAGCTCAAATGTCGAGCTTGAATCGAGCTTGGCAGCCCCGTCGTGTGCTACGGTCAGAAGAGTTCGGGCAATGAGTTGCCTACGTTCCTCCTGCGCGAGCAACCCAGTTTCCAAAGCATTCGCAAGTATACGCGGGGCCTCATCGACAATGGACCGGCCCGGATCGACATTGGACCGGGGCGAATTGAGGATAACCGCTGCTGCTTCCGAGAGCACCGGCTCGGAGAGATATGCAGAACGTACGAATTGTCGGTCTGCAGGTATGTTATAGATGCATCGCATATGCGACCTCACGAGTTCAACCTCTGTTGTACGTGAGACCAGCTGGTAGGGATCAAAGGGAATGAGAACGCGGGAATCAAGTGCCGCCAGGTCTGCATTGTTATGATCATTACCTCGCAACTTCAGCACTGCTAGATCAATCATTTTGTGCTTTTCGTCTTCCGGGAGGCTTTGATAATAGGAGTGCCACCTggcattcaaatattcaagtTGAGTAAACATTGCAGTGTAGCATCACCCAACTTACATGGGGCGACCAAATTTAGTCATCTGTCCCAGGTCGCAAACTCCTTCCAGGGTCAATTTGCCGACTTCCTTTGCATCTGATGTAAACTTTCGACAAAAAGTATCAAATCGTAGCTCGAAAAAAGGGGGGATAAGTTCGGTGTTGTTTTGAACTCGTATCGGCGCCGGGTACACCGCTTTGCTTGCCAGTGGTGCGAAGGTTAGCAAACTCGAGTTGGTGGACAAGAAAACGAAGAAGATCTGCATGTCGTTAATCATGTTCAAGACGCGCATCAAAGCATAGTAAGGGGTTCGTCGATGTGATTTGTTCGACGGTAAAGACAAGGTGTG contains:
- a CDS encoding uncharacterized protein (MEROPS:MER0002104), whose product is MSKKAPDPEKQSLPTAQPVQSSNFKKRIVSFICLSTALYGLYGLTHIWSGVATVHRDVLQDKPPPLDVHEREKLFLSVPNGRSAHAAAKTFASRPHVAGSHQDYEDAQKMLSFFQTELGIKSPREPPIFPAGTLKSRAATIGLTELLRPWAPTAWIDVYYPSLDAPVSRSLELLDTKGNSVWSADLNEDGDPLDEDAHTYRDFVPAWHGFSSHGEAEGQIIYANYGTKEDYDELVEAGTNFTGKIVLVRYGDTLRGLKVKGAEELGAAGVLIYSDLRDDGYVTVENGYMPYPRGPARNPTSIQRGSVMYLSTHPGDPTTPGYPAYERAERQEPVNLAKIPSLPISWHNAQRILEEVGEIYIQDSDIRKKKLSGKSSISKVRMVNHVDYNITPIWNTMAAIPGHIKDEVVIVGCHRDAWVLGAADPISGTASLHEIVRGFGELLRQGWKPLRTILIASWDAEEHGLVGSTEYGEDFASWLSEHAIAYINVDVSSAGSRWTALGSPSLAHLIKRTALDIPHPTEEGKTLWDARDDRGPFSGLNGTQIASAWVDPEYIRNHEKKVEEEASLSTGVGPLGSGSDFTVFLQRLGVASMDQSFAPTPYDAVYHYHSIYDTIRWQEEYGDPRYNKHVAVARHLGLTVMRLTDTVIIPLNTTQYAFELDDYLDKVEDLAADIFGDGEDDITPHLSLLRGQIERLQDASLELDEEKVAAEENFRKALDRLPSFPRPPSSRSHSHRCGGVTRRLSAWYHSIFGPDKSETVYDHINDWKDFLSLPLEDEEGFASLSRLPFPKNPWLDFLKAARRLVKANKKVFTFERGFLHPNGIKDREWYRHLGVAPGKWLGYGATTFPALTEAIAIDKNVDAAKEEVLRLFEVLLVLTEQTRP